Genomic window (Syngnathus typhle isolate RoL2023-S1 ecotype Sweden linkage group LG4, RoL_Styp_1.0, whole genome shotgun sequence):
tatgtatgtatgtatgtatgtatgtatgtatgaatgaatgaatgtatgaatgaatgaatgtatgaatgaatgagtgaatgtgtgaatgaatgaatgtgtgaatgaatgaatgaatgaatgaatgaatgaatgaatgaatgaatgaatgaatgaatgaatgaatgaatgtattaTGAGTTTGGGGGTTGAACTCTGATTTTCACTTCAGCTTCTTCATTGACCCCATTTCGACAAACATAGTAGCGTTTCTTTTCAACAAATTCTTACACAAtattggaaaagataaacaaataaaatgtctttttttttttcataaatctgTCAACGCTTCACATGCTCAAAACTCCATTTGGCATGAGACTCCAAAACAACAGACGGCTTTTTCACGTTCGGAGCTCAACTCGGTCGAAATGTTCCACGGCGAGCTGCGGCCGTGTCTCCTGGGCTCGAGGACTCCAAATGGTGGGCAATCTCAGTCCGAGTCGGAGTCTGAACATTCATCTGGAAGACAAAAAACACCTCCGTCAGCCTTATGCACGTCTTTGCAAACTTTGGAATGATCAAGCATGATGATTGAGGAGCAATACCTTGCCGTTTGGAAGGCTCCTCGGTGGTTTCTCCGCCTTGCTTCAGGAAATTGGCCAGCTCGTTaaaaatgagataaaaatcCAAAGCGAAGGCAATGGTAGCGATGAAGCCAAAAACCTGCGAGGAGGACAGAAGGTGAAATAaacacggggaaaaaaaagaggaaacagTGATGCACGTTTACCCCGGCAGCTTTGGAGGAACCGTCCGTATATTTGGATACGGCGATGATGGAAATGATGAAATAGATGATGGCAGCAGTCACGCATCTCATAAAATCCTCAAAGAGGGGAAAGGAGGAGAAAGTTACAGCCGCTTTGGTCAACGCCTCGAGCGATGACGCGGCTCCTTACCATCAGAGGCCACAGGAAGCCTTTAAACCTCTGGTTGAATTTGGTGGAGTAGGCGAAGAGCAGGAAGAGAGCGGCCAGGAACTCCAGCAGCGGAACCGTCACGAAGGCGGCCGCCGTGGACGCGGCGAAGCAAACAAAATCCACAAAGGACAGCGCCTGCAAGACAATACACGGCAGCCTCATctgatcatttctttttttttccctaaactTCTCCTCTTCTgccgtttgtttatttataaagtGAGTCACTTCCCACATGGACTCTGTTTACTTCCTGACATGGATCACTATCTCCTAAGTTTGTATTTCATCAACGTCGGAACGCCATACGGACATCTGGCTAGCAGATCTGACGCCAGGCCACCAGCGACTGTACAAGAAGGTCGGATCCGCTTTGGCCTCCTTCCGAAGCAAAGGGCGGAGCTTATCCACCCACGCCTCCGGGCCTACTTCCTCCCTCTCGCGAGACCAAATTCACCATCAGACATTCCATAATGGAGTCAAACTGAAGGGTTCGGGCTGGTTAGTGTGGTAGCTCATTTAAAAACGAGCGGACCTTTGCTCAGGCGGAATAAACGATGAGAATTTTTAAGAGTGCTGAGGATGAAACGCTGGTTGATGTCGTGCTACTTCTCCTCGCCTGGAGTCAAAATGAGCTCTTAGGCCGTCATTGTGAGCAAACAGGGTCTACTTCAAAGGTTGGGAATGAGTGAGCAGCTACTAAAAGCTTGTAAAACCAGCTGGGAGCTACTCAAAACAACAAAACGGGCCAAATCTAGATTTCACACCAAAAAAGGACTCTTTCGAACTTAAACTAAATTGTTACGGACTGCAGGAAGAGTTGTTTGACGCAGGGGGGATAAGAATAACGCACACTGAAAGCTGCCGGGTGCTTCTTGATCGTCTTGGAGATCAAATGTAAACATTGAATCGACTGCCTCAACAATTGGTCAAGCACGCCGCTCGTGTTGCGGAAGGGAAGCGAGCGAGTCCGAGGAAGAGAATGGCCGCTCTGTGGTCATGTCACTACATTAGGTCACATGACGCCAGTGTGTTGACCTCTTTACCACAAGCACATGATATTGCTGATGTTGCATCTGGGTTCCAGCGACGCGGGCTTGCTATTGCGCAATGCTTGATATGATTTCCGCCATCTAATTTCTACCATAGAGTAACAAACACGTCTTCATTTGGGTTGCGGCTGAGATGTGGCTGAGATGGCTTCTCCCAGCTGACCTTGGACGAGTTACCAGAGCAAGTTCACTCCTTCATCCGTGGTAAAAGCGGCTGGCGCTTTTCTTCTTACAGCGTTTACCGAGCACTGGAATGCAACCAGCAAATTTCTTGAAAGTTTGAGCACACTTTGCCAATAAACATGGTTCTAATCTAGTGAGTGGAATGcgcctttaaaaaaatatataaataattactTTGATGCCGAGCGTTTTCTTTTCGAAACAAATCAGGAATGAATGACGTAACAATGAAAGCATCCTTCAGTCGGATGAAATCCAGCAGGGAGCACAATGGAGTCACTCGTGTTGTGCTTTGCGTCAAACTAAACAAAACACATtatataattgaataaaaaacatGTAAATCTCACTCTCTGTGTGTAAAGttacaacaataaaataatcTAACCGAAGCCTGTCGTATCGTTCTGAACTGAGACAAGTCCAATCGAAGCGCCCCTGAATATTCCGCGTCCCACAAGTTGAAAACCTCAAAATCGCCTGATTATATTATATTGATTAAAATCGcagattatattgattaatgAAAATCTTCGGCGTACCAGAGTGGCATTTAGTTAAGGTTAAAGAGATGcgtggaaaaatattttttgggggggagtggGGGCGTGCGTGTGTTTCAAAACTTTTGTCGCTCCTCCGTCATGAATGGAAGCCTTGCGACTTGACCTACATTGAAGATTTGACTTCAAATTGTGTTAAAGCGCGTGAGACCGTGACATATTTCCACTGTCgtaagtaataaaaaaaaaaagaaaagtttcctACCACTTCAGCGATGAGCAACATTCCTTTCCTGGAGGAGACGAACTCTCTGCTGGGGAGGACCGACTGCAGCACGCTGCGGCTCGGCTGCCTCGACTCGGGAGCTTCCAGGTCTCCcatggcggtggcggcggcggccacaAGACAAAAGTGAAAGAGGCAAAAAAGGCAAAGAGAGAGACCAAACGAGGCTCCTCTGCGGTGGAAGCGGAAACAATGACAGCGCGGAAGGAAGCACAACGGCTAGCAACATCTGTTTGGCCAGATGTGAAGCTAGCGGAGGACAACCCTCCAAAACTCGcccgcgcgcacgcgcacacgcaactCTCTACTATCATATAACTCCCAACATAAGCTTTTgagatacactaccgttcaaaagtttggggtcacaaaattgtttgggtgaccccaaacttttgaacggtagtgtaaatattattataatcaaatattatgaattaaatattataaatgatatcttatatttgtataggattatatataatctatgaatataagtatacatatatattataagatttttttacacagaagattatatatataatctataaataatgatctaaataaatatatacactaccgttcaaaagtttggggtcacccaaacaattttgtgaccccaaacttttgaacggtagtgtatatcaaataattaaaaaaaaaagtgagcacatGATTGCTGGTTTCTTTCTATTGTCATTCCTTTTTCATTCTTTCCTAGGAGTCTGGTTTCACTTCTCACTTTTGGGCTTGCTGAAATTGCTCTTCTGGAAAAGTGAGTGGCTGACAAGAGGAAAGCAAATATGCGCAGAATATGCACAAGGCTCATGTGTGGACCAGGATCTTCCTTAGGCTCTGTCCCATATGTGGAATACAGTTCCAAAAGGGAGAGATTGAGTGGCGCCGTAAAGAGGAAGTGGCTATCGTTTTTTCCTTTTGAGTTACGCTCCCTGCAGACTCAGCGTTTTTTATCAGGTCAACAAACCACAGCATcaccaaaagaaaaaatcaaaacTTTCTCCAAGTGGATCAGATGGCAACACGATGCCAGACATGATGACAATTTTGCTTGCTTTCATATTACTGCAAGCAAAATCCATTTTGATCTTTGCTCGGGTTTGACAAACATGACACGTTCGAACCGCATTTAAAGCAATTCATTGAAATGATGACAATTGTGCAATTCTACAAATGATATTCGGGGAGTGGTCGCATTCAACCGTTGTGcatttgaaaaattaaaaacGAGACAATACTGATTCACATTTGTTTCTGTAAGGCACATGGTCCAGTTTGGCTTCCTGCTTTTTTCAGTGCGGCCATTCACACTTCCACGGAGACGACTTGGGCCCGTCGAGACACTTCCCTAACTTCTCGCAGCCGGCTGGGGCCCAGTTCTGGAATACAGCAGATGTCATTCGAACGAGAGAACTTGGAAAGCATTTCGCTCACGACCAAACAATCCAAGTATCGAATGAATTGATTGCGAGTCACCTCACTATTCGTTTTCACGGCACTTGCATTTAATCGAttggccaccagagggcagtagTATGTCACAAACGAATCGGATGTTCAAGTTCTTAAGCGCTgcgagaggagcaaaacggtTGCGGTTATTTGTCCTCAATTGCTCGAGTGATTTTAGAAACAGCACGTTTGTTATTAAattataagtaaataaatagatcaataaataaatagacaaaTGAAAGTAAGCATTCACCGTGAAGAGAATATCTTGCCAATTAATATTTAGGGTCAGCAGGTAGGTCATTAATACTTTGCACCATTTTTCTAATCCTTCAACCTATTTATTttctactttttaaaaaaaattgtgttctGTTTTGTGCATCCTATTTTGCACAGTGTTCAGttggaggataaaaaaaaaaagtcaaccttTTCTACGTAAGAGTGTCTTTCTTGAAATTTTGGGCAAACAACTTGCAGTGATTCTTCCATGTACGTCACGAAAGAAGAGCCCAACTTACCATGACGGCAAGGTCACACATGTTGAGCTGGGGGATGCCCGCAACCAGCGTCTTCTTGTGTTGCTCCACAACTGGCGAGATACGGCTGAGTGCATCCTGGTATTCCTCTGACAGCGCGCTGTCGACACACACCGCGCTGAAATGAACAATCTCTACCTCGCCAGCTTCCATTAGCGACATTTATCTCTCATCTTTAAAGCACAAGACGTGGAATAGCTTGAGAAAAAGAGAATCAAGCTTTTATTAGACCGAAGGCCGCGTTTGCCGACATCTACTAATTGACTCGCTTGCAAGGAATTTAAAAGGCACACGCGCAACGTAATCTCTCGGTTTGTTTCGGCTTTGTGCTGCGAGTGAAACAGTGGCCCCGGCGTAGGGCGTGATGAAACGGCGCCGTGACGGCCGAGCTTAACTCATTATCCGAGAGAGGGGCCCCAGTGCAGCTTTCAAGCacaaaaacacatacacacgccgGACGGCACCCCGTGGGAAAGGCCGCTCAGCGGGGTGGCTGTGGAACTATCCCTCCGCCACACCCCCGTCTCTCAATTACTGCTGTTGGACTGCAGTGGGCCCCACACCTCTGTGCATGATTATATTCAGTGTGTAAAACACAGAGCCCCCGGAGGCTTTCAAAGGAacgccgctgccgctgccgccgctttCAATAGGACCTGTAGGGTTAATGGTCTGTGTACGCGCGTGTTGGGGGAAGCGGGTTTCTGGTGGCGTGACACACGGCTAGACAAATATCAGCAGTGCAATTACACCCCTGATACGCTCGCCGCCAGCACCTGTGCCGGGGCCCGTGTCGTCCCCTCGCGACAAGCCCCGCTTTCTGATTGGCCCCCGGGGACCGcgggcgcgcgtgcgtgcgaggTGAAGTGTCAATTAGAGTAATAACCCCGGGCCCTGTCCAGCTCACACCTCCCCTCCCAAAGCCGAGCCGGATCTCCCGCAGGGCGGCGAGGTTTCCTTCCTCCATCAGCCGGCAcctgctccctccctccctccctccctcctctcggCTTTGGACTTTGCTTGCGCAATTAGACGAGCGGTAGCGCGCCGACTGCAATtaagtctctctcgctctcgctccacGTTTGTCATCAGCTAACGACTGTGACCCTCGCCGGGGAGGGGAGGGATGATTACACCTCCCGGTTAAAAAAGCCGAGGAAATTTGCCGCGGTTATCTGAAATCacaaattgtgctgctcctgctgATTCCCATCAGTCATTCCCCTGCTCTCCGCGCTGTAGATTCATTTTTGCGATAAGCGGCGGAGCGACTTCATAAAACGCCAGCAAGTGTTGGGTCGGCCTCCGCCAAAGCGCAAACTTCGCCATTGCGGCGTCCGCGCTCGGCTAATCGTATTTGAGCAAAGCACCGCATCCAAATCTAATTCCATCATTTGTTTGTGTCTCTGGCGCAAACCAATAATGGAAAGCCACCGTCAGCTAGCGCGACTCATTAGCATGACTATAAGCCTTAGCTTACTGGTGCACGGGCAAAGTGCGGAATAATAAGCAGGCTGTATGCAAATGGACTCTTTTGATTTATAATTTATGGCACCCAAGAGGGGCAAGGGGCATTGCTCAGGTGTGTCGCCATGCCGATTACTGATTCATAACACTATTTCTGGAACACACGCACAGGCACACAATCAAGAACACAGTGGCAGACGGAGGGGGAATTGAGGAGACAATCAAACGCATGTGTCCTACCTAACCCCTCCCCTCTAACACCGGCTCCTCCCCCGAGTGGAAATGGAGCACTTGGGTGAGGACTATTGATTGGGGACACGGTGGTAGGGAGCAGATGATGCCAGACGGAGCGGCTCTGCCTGCAGCGTCACAGCCGGGACCGCACTCTGGATGTGTTAACCTTGAAGCCTCGGGTCATCCCGCGAAAAAGGGCTCTGAACGCATCTGGAGGTTGCGTTGACCCAGTTGGGAGTCGGCGCCTAATTGCCGATGACCCCTCCACAGTGCGGAAAAGCCTCTTGAGAAGTGAAAGTCCATTTTGGGAGTGGTGTGATTCTAGTTTGCATGTTTGGGACTGCGACACGAGTGAAGGCATGTGTGCAGACGGGCGCTGCATCATCTTAAGTGGCTCTTTAGGTGCAGGCAGAGATTAATGGCAGCCTGGCAGTCGCTCCGGAGCAGCTGCGGGAGCCAGCCGAGGAGCCCACGCTTAAAAAAGGACGCTGGATGCAGAGGAGCAGCCACTGAGAAGgcccatcattaaaaaaaatcttacaatttgtgttttgtttttgactttagTTCATTTTGATTCTTTTTTCATAACTGGTTTgttcattttactttgtttAAAAGTCACTTAAGTATTGTATAGTAAACTACTGCCGTTCCTTCCAGAGATGGAATTCATCTTCAATTCACCCTTTGATGACTCCATCAACACGTGCGTTGCCATACAAATAGCCACGGAGCATATTTACAATAGTCTGAGGCCAAAATACACCAAAGCCTATTAAACAGCACCCTCGCCGAATTTCGAGCTGAACAATTTATCTTGCAATTTTAACCTGCAGTGGCGTGACACACTAATCTGGAAGAGGGCTGTTTGCAATCACAAAGACAAGAGTGCAATCAGGCGCACGCTGCGTGGCTGAGCGGCTCAATCTGGCCTTCTTCTGCCACTGAATCCGCATTGATCTCATCGCCATTCCGCGCTAGTCGCCGGCAAACGCTCTGACATCATTGGCCCGCCACGTTTCTTTGTTTCGCTCATCTCGCCCGTCCGTCGCGGCCCGCAACGAAATGCAAGCGACTGACCTGAGAGGGAACTTCTCCCCGGGATCTCGACCCAGGTGGAAAATGAGAGGCTGCATCGTGTGCTCCTTTTGCTCGTGCGTGGTCACACCCGGGACCTCCTGACCCGGACAGAAGTTCACGCCCTGAAGGAGAGCAGTAAATGATAATAAGTCAAATGGgaggttgagaaaaaaaaaatgtttgcatgatgcaaaaaaaaaaaaaaacaacatgctcGTTCCACAACAATCACATTGAAGATGCACACACAGTCGGTCGGGCGAGTGTTTGGTCCAAAATGTCTCTTTTTATGATTCCTTCATTTCTCCGGCAAGGTGATTGAGTCACATACACCCCCCGGAGATGGGCCTCTTTCTTCAAAATACACACATTCACTTTTTGGAGTAAGCGCAAGTAAAATTGAAAAAGCTTTCATCTGTAAGGCAGTGTtggcgcccgcccgcccccccTCTGAGATGGCCCGACAGAACACCTCCAAATACATATTGGAGAACGCTAGCTACCCGCTGCCCCGCAGAGGCTCGTCTGATCCCGACCGCTCCCGCCTTTGAAAGGCGAGAACTCAGAAATGCAGAGAAGGAAGAAAGAGAGCTCATCCCAGAGGAGGCCTGGTGCGTGGAGCTCTCTGCCTCTTGTACTGGCGTCTCCGAGGACGTGAATGATATGAAGAGCAAAAAGAGGAGGATTTCAAACTCAAGCAGCGCTCAGCTGCAGGGGCATCAGAGAAACAGCGGGCATCCAgcgcaaaaagaagaaaacggAGAAATAGTTGGGACAAGCCATGTGAATTTCATATTCAGTGGCGGagagaagggggtggggggtggtgtTGGGCATCGcaccccccccacctctccccCTAAAATATGCTTGGACCCACACAAGGTATCAGCACAGacaattgacttttgggtattttccgaTTTCACCCATCCCTTGACGGGAACATTTAATAAATCCTTATTAACCTTTTTTGAATAACATTTTGGGGTTGTAAGAAAAAATTGCGGGGGAGGGCTGCAGACAACATCGATttcatattaccgtattttccggactataaggcgcacctagaaacctcaaatcttctcaaaagccgacagtgcgccttatagtccggtgcgccttatatatggaccaaatagagaatgatggatggatggaactttaccttctcaagtttactgatctatccgactgttttgtttacatgtttattttgtgtgttgtgtgatattaacattattgatatattgttattgttttcactatttcaagttattatattgtgattgcattaatggtgcgccttatagtccggtgcgccttatatatggacaaagttttaaaatgggccattcattgaaggtgcgccttatagtccgggaaatacggtaatatCACAGACACATCTCCTCCCATAGATTTAGTTCTCTTAGAGAAAGTGACATCAGTAGTATATTAGGCTAGTGTTTTTGCTAGCTTAAACAGCACATTAGCACAAGGGACGTTAAAATGTCATCGGTAGGAAAGCAAATTGTGTCCAGCTACCGGCAGTCATTTTGCTCTTGAAAAGTAATTGGCCGGCTCTCGCCAGCTTATATGAGAAACTCGCTTAGCGGCTAGCAAGTTAGCAATACAAAAGTCTTTTGAAATATGAACACCAGCAGAGCACCTGCCAAATTTTCCTCATGGCTGAGCGGCATGAACGCCTCCTGCTATTAACctgtaatgtttatttttcacgATGCGGGATGAAAAGGCAAACTATAACAAAGTAGCGCGAGGGAAATCTCCATGATACGAAAGCTGCTGTATTTGCTCCAAAGGTAggcaagttgaaaaaaaaaagtcgatggAAGTCCCCGCAATGGCTTTCTGTTGTGTTTATCAAGCGCGTGATGTGTTGCGTGAACAGTTTAAGCATTCTCTATCGATAGCGGCTTTTGTGGGAGCTCGCTCAAATACATTTTCGCTCAAAAGCCCAAATAGATGCaaaagctctctctctctctctcgtcctCCCTCTCTCATGTACTCCCACGAATCAATAAGCAACTAGCAGGCAATCAGACACCATTATTTGTGAAGTTCCACTTGAGTTCACATGAGATGATAAAAGAGGTTGCTATTGATTCAGCCGCCCTGAAGGAGAGAGCAATTGAAGCGACCGATGGGGCATAAAGCAAAGTGAAAGAGGGAGGAGCTCACGTGGACATTTGGAGAAAAGCGAGTTGCTTCTCAAACGTCGCGTTTCATATTCCTCCCCGTACGTCGAAGCGGCGCAAAGTCGGACCGGACTCCGCCCCCTTCCCGTCTGGTTCGCGGTGGGAAATGTCGCTATGTAAATGACAACGAGGGGATTCGCCGCTGGAGCTGCGACAAACAAGTCGAGCGGCTGATGAATGATGCAAGTTTGCTGATTTGGGGGGGCTCCTCGTTAATATTCATTACGCCGCCGTGTACGCAGCGGTCGACTGATGAGCCGTTTCCAGCGCAAGGGGTTCTTCCGCGTCTTGCAAAACACTGATTGCATCCAAAAGTATTTGGACGGATCCAACCCCATTTGGACATTTGTGAGGTCAGAGGCCACCCGTTAGACACTGGGCTTAGCAACTCAGAGGTTCGCTCACCTTTTCGAACTCATCCAATGAGTTGGTCCAGGTCCAGTAGTGGGCCTTGTACTGGCCAAGCCTGAGCGCCATCAGTTGGTTGCCACGGTAATAGAAGATCGGCCTGTTGGAAGAGGACGAGCGGGTGGGAACGCGAACGCGGACCGATCCGGAGATGTGTGATGACATTGACCTGTTTTGCAGTGCTTGCGAGCTGTTGAGGAGAACCGGCGTCAGGTCCAATCCATCCAGGGCTCGATCATCGGGCGGGCTGATGCCGGCTAGGGATAAACTTGTGGTGTACAGGTCCATGACGTTGGCGAGCTGGAAATTCACCTTTGAAAGCAGAACATGGGTGACGTCGTAAGTGCTCGTTGGAGCCAGCGCCAGTGAAAATGACTTTGCCGTCACAAATCAACAATGTCGCCACAAACGCGCTCGttatgttggattttatcattAAAGGCAACACGGACGTTTGTgatcgtgcgtgtgtgtgtg
Coding sequences:
- the LOC133153139 gene encoding CKLF-like MARVEL transmembrane domain-containing protein 3, translating into MGDLEAPESRQPSRSVLQSVLPSREFVSSRKGMLLIAEVALSFVDFVCFAASTAAAFVTVPLLEFLAALFLLFAYSTKFNQRFKGFLWPLMDFMRCVTAAIIYFIISIIAVSKYTDGSSKAAGVFGFIATIAFALDFYLIFNELANFLKQGGETTEEPSKRQDECSDSDSD